A genomic region of Lachnoclostridium edouardi contains the following coding sequences:
- a CDS encoding DeoR family transcriptional regulator, with amino-acid sequence MNFEFMTIDTPLPPCMPFPRALTGFPVSSTAKVMYCRMLDAMLSKGQEDENGILFVCFPVTAIAAVLSRSPMTVKRSLNELETAGLIMRVRQGVGESNRIYVLIPRKEDTALA; translated from the coding sequence ATGAATTTTGAATTTATGACGATAGACACACCCTTGCCGCCCTGTATGCCCTTTCCCAGAGCGTTGACAGGATTTCCAGTCAGCAGCACCGCAAAGGTCATGTACTGCCGGATGCTGGACGCTATGCTGTCCAAAGGGCAGGAGGACGAGAACGGAATCCTGTTTGTCTGCTTCCCTGTCACAGCCATTGCCGCAGTCCTGTCCCGCAGTCCCATGACGGTCAAGCGTTCTCTGAATGAACTGGAAACCGCCGGACTTATCATGCGGGTGCGTCAGGGCGTTGGAGAATCAAACAGGATTTATGTGCTGATACCAAGAAAGGAGGACACTGCCCTTGCCTGA
- a CDS encoding DUF3847 domain-containing protein, whose translation MPDTSKLEKLNRELEKSEKKLRKAINDEKALQHQLKQLTRKERTHRLCTRGGMLESFLQEPERLTDDDVMLLLKLIFHRQDTQELLKKLLEREKPETP comes from the coding sequence TTGCCTGATACCTCAAAGCTGGAAAAGCTCAACCGGGAGCTGGAGAAAAGCGAAAAGAAACTGCGGAAAGCCATCAATGATGAAAAGGCATTACAACACCAGTTGAAGCAGCTTACCCGAAAAGAACGGACACACCGGCTCTGCACTCGTGGCGGTATGCTGGAAAGTTTTCTGCAAGAGCCGGAACGCCTGACAGATGATGATGTCATGCTGTTGTTGAAACTCATTTTTCACAGGCAGGACACGCAGGAACTATTGAAAAAACTGCTGGAACGGGAGAAGCCGGAAACCCCTTAG
- a CDS encoding C45 family autoproteolytic acyltransferase/hydolase — protein sequence MYHAHFRGTHYEAGFRWGSLLLKHKNIILENIPFEITQERIDYALSCLPIYEKYYHEIVEEIQGLADGQQCDVRILQAVLFSMYSMPPSCNCSCFAFTTEQEILLGRNSDFLTEIERLNQNVVYKLTDGVYSFTGNTTAFIEIEDGVNEQGLAVGLTSVYPNQCKPGFNAGMIVRYLLEKCRNVLEAVSCLYQLPIASAQTLTLADTMGAIAVIECNAEQIKIEKTLNSNLAFVCATNTFHLPGMVGYNNDKIDNWFAEERYQTLYSAFSEKNGGFNFPFAEKLLSGDYGFLCQYDRSTGKDTVWSVIYDMKRHKIYRSEGNPRRHKFKEDIRFQF from the coding sequence ATGTATCATGCACATTTTAGGGGAACACACTACGAAGCTGGTTTTCGGTGGGGTTCCTTACTGTTAAAACACAAAAATATAATTTTAGAGAACATACCATTTGAAATCACGCAGGAACGGATTGACTATGCTTTGTCCTGCCTTCCGATTTATGAAAAGTATTACCATGAGATTGTAGAAGAAATTCAAGGTCTGGCAGATGGACAACAATGTGATGTCCGTATTTTGCAAGCTGTATTATTTAGTATGTACTCTATGCCTCCATCTTGTAATTGCTCTTGTTTTGCTTTTACAACGGAACAGGAAATTCTTCTGGGACGAAACAGTGATTTTCTGACAGAAATCGAAAGGCTAAATCAGAATGTAGTTTATAAATTGACGGATGGAGTTTATTCTTTTACAGGAAATACAACTGCTTTTATTGAGATTGAAGATGGTGTTAATGAACAGGGTTTAGCTGTTGGTTTAACATCCGTCTATCCTAACCAATGCAAACCGGGATTTAACGCAGGTATGATTGTCAGATACCTGTTGGAGAAATGTAGAAATGTGTTGGAAGCTGTCTCCTGTTTATATCAATTACCGATTGCTTCAGCACAAACTTTAACCTTAGCTGATACAATGGGGGCGATAGCTGTTATAGAATGTAATGCGGAACAGATAAAAATAGAAAAAACATTGAATAGCAATCTTGCTTTTGTCTGTGCAACGAACACTTTCCATCTGCCAGGAATGGTAGGCTATAACAACGATAAGATTGATAATTGGTTTGCAGAAGAACGGTATCAAACATTGTATTCAGCTTTTAGCGAAAAAAATGGAGGTTTCAATTTTCCATTTGCAGAAAAACTGTTGTCTGGAGATTATGGTTTCCTCTGTCAGTATGACAGAAGTACAGGTAAAGATACTGTCTGGTCAGTTATTTATGATATGAAACGACACAAAATTTATCGAAGTGAAGGGAATCCCAGACGACACAAATTCAAAGAAGATATTCGTTTTCAGTTTTGA
- the mobQ gene encoding MobQ family relaxase, with translation MPCPHNEITIVQRSQRQSAVAAAAYQSGEKLFCEYDQQVKHYPEKRGIVHNEILLPANAPQEYADRNTLWNAAEAVEKQWNSQLARRWVLTIPREIPPDQYAVLVREFCEQQFVSKGMIADFAIHDPHPPGHNPHAHVLLTMRAMDEHGKWLPKSRKVYDLDENGERIKLPSGRWKSHKEDTVDWNDQRYCEIWRHEWEVIQNRYLEANDRPERVDLRSYARQGIDIVPTVHEGAAVRQMEKRGIQTNIGNLNREIRAANRLMKSIRQLIQNLKGWITELGEKRKELLTQKAAEEAVFLPNLLMKYMEIRKEERRDWTRAGQNRGTSQDLKAVSEALSYLRQKGLSTVEDLEAFLEASGKSAADYRNQMKPKEARSKVIDGILASRTDCKECKPVYEKYQKIFFKKTKETFKQEHPEVARYEKAAAYLAKHPDDKDSTKKELQEEQETLLEEIAELKVPLTEVQEDLKKLRDIRYWVRKATPGTEESKEPPKKQPIKEVLQDKADEKKAQRTAPAQTKHKQQDMEL, from the coding sequence ATGCCCTGTCCACACAACGAAATCACGATTGTGCAGCGAAGCCAGCGGCAGTCTGCGGTTGCCGCCGCTGCTTACCAGAGTGGCGAAAAGCTGTTCTGTGAATACGACCAGCAAGTGAAGCACTACCCGGAAAAGCGTGGTATCGTCCACAATGAAATCCTGCTCCCGGCAAATGCCCCACAGGAATATGCAGACCGCAATACTTTATGGAACGCCGCCGAAGCTGTGGAGAAACAATGGAACTCCCAGCTTGCAAGGCGGTGGGTGCTTACCATCCCCAGAGAGATACCGCCTGACCAGTACGCTGTCCTTGTCCGGGAGTTTTGTGAACAGCAGTTTGTTTCCAAAGGCATGATTGCTGATTTTGCCATCCATGACCCCCATCCGCCGGGACACAATCCCCACGCCCATGTCCTGCTGACGATGCGGGCAATGGACGAACATGGGAAATGGCTTCCCAAGAGCCGCAAGGTTTATGACCTTGATGAAAACGGGGAACGAATAAAACTTCCGTCCGGCAGATGGAAAAGCCACAAGGAGGATACGGTGGACTGGAACGACCAGAGATATTGTGAAATCTGGCGGCATGAGTGGGAAGTTATCCAGAACCGCTATCTGGAAGCCAATGACCGCCCAGAGCGTGTGGACTTGCGTTCCTATGCCAGACAGGGGATTGATATAGTCCCCACTGTCCATGAGGGGGCTGCTGTCCGGCAGATGGAAAAGCGAGGTATCCAGACGAATATCGGCAACCTGAACCGGGAAATCAGAGCCGCCAACCGCCTGATGAAGTCCATCCGGCAGCTTATCCAAAACCTCAAAGGCTGGATTACCGAGCTGGGAGAAAAAAGGAAAGAGCTGCTTACACAAAAAGCGGCGGAAGAAGCGGTCTTTCTTCCCAATCTGCTGATGAAATATATGGAGATACGAAAGGAAGAACGGAGGGACTGGACAAGGGCTGGACAGAACCGGGGGACTTCACAGGACTTAAAGGCAGTCAGCGAAGCCCTGTCCTATCTCCGGCAAAAGGGGCTTTCCACTGTGGAGGACTTAGAAGCGTTTCTGGAAGCGTCCGGGAAATCAGCCGCAGATTACCGCAATCAGATGAAGCCAAAGGAAGCCCGCAGCAAAGTGATTGACGGGATTCTTGCCAGCCGGACAGACTGCAAGGAATGTAAGCCCGTCTATGAAAAGTACCAGAAGATATTTTTTAAGAAAACAAAGGAAACTTTCAAGCAGGAACACCCGGAGGTTGCCCGGTATGAGAAAGCCGCCGCCTACCTTGCCAAGCACCCGGACGATAAGGACAGCACCAAAAAGGAGCTGCAAGAGGAGCAGGAAACGCTTCTGGAAGAAATCGCAGAGCTGAAAGTACCGCTGACCGAGGTACAGGAGGATTTGAAGAAGCTGCGGGACATCCGCTACTGGGTACGGAAAGCCACACCCGGCACAGAGGAAAGCAAAGAGCCACCCAAGAAGCAGCCCATCAAAGAAGTCTTGCAGGATAAAGCGGACGAGAAAAAAGCACAAAGAACTGCCCCGGCGCAGACAAAACACAAACAACAGGATATGGAACTTTAA
- a CDS encoding CHC2 zinc finger domain-containing protein produces MNVFEAVKQSVTTRQAAEHYGIHVGRNGMACCPFHNDKTPSMKLDRRYHCFGCGADGDVIDFAAALYGLGKKEAAVQLAQDFGLSYEGWKPPGKAKKPKPRQKSPEEQFQEAKNRCFRILADYLHLLRAWRKDYVPHSPEEAFHPRFVEALQKQAQVEYLLDVLLFGETEEKAALITDYGKDVIQLEQRMAELAAADAARTKKHYERHAAAPER; encoded by the coding sequence TTGAATGTATTTGAAGCTGTGAAGCAGTCCGTTACAACAAGACAGGCTGCGGAGCATTATGGAATCCATGTAGGTCGGAACGGAATGGCTTGCTGCCCGTTCCATAACGATAAAACCCCAAGCATGAAGCTGGATCGGCGTTACCACTGCTTCGGCTGCGGTGCGGATGGGGATGTGATTGATTTTGCCGCCGCCCTGTATGGGCTGGGAAAGAAAGAAGCCGCCGTACAGCTGGCACAGGACTTCGGACTTTCCTATGAGGGCTGGAAACCGCCGGGAAAGGCAAAAAAGCCCAAGCCCCGGCAGAAATCCCCGGAGGAACAGTTTCAGGAAGCAAAGAACCGCTGCTTCCGTATCCTTGCCGATTATCTCCATCTGCTTCGGGCATGGAGAAAGGATTATGTCCCGCACTCCCCGGAGGAAGCCTTTCATCCCCGGTTTGTGGAAGCCTTACAGAAGCAAGCCCAAGTGGAATATCTGCTGGATGTGCTGCTGTTCGGGGAAACAGAGGAAAAAGCGGCTTTGATTACGGACTACGGAAAGGATGTGATACAGCTTGAACAGCGAATGGCAGAGCTTGCAGCCGCAGACGCAGCAAGAACTAAAAAGCACTATGAACGCCATGCAGCCGCCCCAGAGCGTTGA
- a CDS encoding virulence-associated E family protein has protein sequence MNAMQPPQSVEEIKAGLETTEKGGVRQSIRNCLTVFQRDPLLSGAIAYNILTDRKDIIKPIGFHRESTALNDTDMKYLLLYLEETYGLTNEKKIDNAIGIVANENKYHPIRDYLNTLVWDGTERIRFCLRHFLGADADDYTYEALKLFLLGAISRAFQPGCKFEIMLCLVGGQGAGKSTFFRLLAVRDEWFSDDLRKLDDDNVYRKLQGHWIIEMSEMMATANAKSIEEIKSFLSRQKEVYKIPYETHPADRPRQCVFGGTSNALDFLPLDRSGNRRFIPVMVYPEQAEVHILEDEAASRAYIEQMWAEAMEIYRSGRFKLAFSPAMQRYLKEHQRDFMPEDTKAGMIQAYLDKYTGSMVCSKQLYKEALNHAFDEPKQWEIREINEIMNQCISGWRYFPNPRMFSEYGRQKGWERENPATDSGNPSEKMMDGFVEVTEQMELPF, from the coding sequence ATGAACGCCATGCAGCCGCCCCAGAGCGTTGAGGAAATCAAGGCGGGGCTGGAAACTACCGAGAAAGGCGGTGTCCGTCAGAGCATACGGAACTGCCTGACCGTATTCCAGCGTGACCCGCTGCTTTCCGGGGCTATCGCATACAACATCCTGACCGACCGCAAGGACATCATAAAGCCCATCGGCTTCCACAGGGAAAGCACCGCCCTAAACGATACGGACATGAAGTATCTGCTTCTCTATCTGGAAGAAACCTACGGGCTTACCAATGAGAAAAAGATTGATAACGCCATCGGGATTGTGGCGAATGAAAACAAGTACCATCCCATCCGGGACTATCTCAATACCCTTGTGTGGGACGGGACAGAACGAATCCGTTTCTGCCTGCGGCACTTTCTGGGGGCTGACGCAGACGATTACACCTATGAAGCGTTGAAGCTGTTCCTGCTGGGTGCAATCTCACGAGCCTTTCAGCCGGGGTGCAAGTTTGAAATCATGCTCTGTCTGGTAGGCGGTCAGGGGGCTGGCAAGTCCACCTTCTTTCGACTGCTGGCAGTCCGGGACGAGTGGTTCTCCGATGATTTGCGGAAGCTGGACGATGACAATGTGTACCGCAAGCTGCAAGGTCATTGGATTATCGAAATGTCAGAAATGATGGCAACTGCCAACGCCAAGAGTATTGAGGAAATCAAGTCGTTTTTAAGCCGGCAGAAAGAAGTTTACAAGATACCCTATGAAACCCACCCGGCAGACCGCCCCCGTCAGTGCGTGTTTGGCGGCACTTCCAATGCCCTTGACTTCCTGCCCCTTGACCGTTCCGGCAACCGCCGCTTTATCCCGGTCATGGTGTATCCAGAGCAAGCCGAGGTTCACATTTTGGAGGATGAAGCCGCTTCCAGAGCCTATATCGAGCAGATGTGGGCGGAAGCGATGGAGATTTACCGAAGCGGCAGGTTCAAGCTGGCTTTCAGCCCCGCCATGCAGCGGTATCTCAAAGAACACCAGCGGGATTTTATGCCGGAGGACACCAAAGCCGGGATGATACAGGCATATCTTGATAAGTACACCGGGAGCATGGTCTGTTCCAAGCAGCTCTACAAGGAAGCCTTAAACCATGCCTTTGACGAGCCGAAGCAATGGGAAATCCGGGAAATCAACGAGATTATGAACCAGTGCATTTCCGGCTGGCGGTACTTCCCGAACCCAAGAATGTTTTCAGAATATGGCAGACAAAAGGGCTGGGAGCGTGAAAACCCGGCAACGGACTCCGGCAACCCGTCTGAAAAAATGATGGATGGTTTTGTGGAGGTCACAGAACAGATGGAGCTTCCATTCTGA
- a CDS encoding excisionase — protein sequence MANNKMNIEGKNYSDIPVWRRYTLTIEEAARYYHIGEGKLRTLIDTHPNEDFYVMNGNRALIKREKFERYLDQATAV from the coding sequence ATGGCGAATAATAAGATGAATATTGAAGGAAAAAATTACTCAGATATTCCGGTGTGGCGTAGATATACGCTTACCATTGAGGAAGCAGCCAGATATTATCATATCGGCGAGGGGAAACTGAGAACGCTTATTGACACACATCCCAATGAGGATTTTTATGTGATGAACGGCAATCGTGCCCTCATTAAGCGTGAGAAATTTGAACGGTATCTGGATCAGGCTACTGCTGTGTAA
- a CDS encoding ArsR/SmtB family transcription factor, which translates to MANIYEERAKIFKALSDERRLRILELLQNGEKCTCTLTDEVNMPQSSLSYHMKILCEAGIVTGREDGKWTHYQISKQGSEKVLALLKDTIAINETNMSCNKCSNT; encoded by the coding sequence ATGGCAAATATTTATGAGGAAAGAGCAAAAATCTTTAAGGCTTTAAGTGATGAGCGTAGGTTACGCATTTTAGAACTTTTGCAGAATGGCGAAAAGTGTACTTGTACTTTGACCGATGAAGTAAATATGCCTCAATCTTCGCTCTCCTATCACATGAAAATCCTATGTGAAGCGGGTATTGTGACAGGTCGTGAGGACGGTAAATGGACGCATTACCAAATCAGCAAGCAAGGCAGTGAAAAGGTACTGGCTTTATTGAAAGATACGATTGCTATTAACGAAACAAATATGAGTTGTAATAAGTGTTCAAATACCTAA
- a CDS encoding permease — protein MQALKSVWDFFQNEILGMKWLNQLIGNLLEACGLSTETRLGGSVQFFIYDTIKIMLLLGVLILIISYIQSYFPPERTKKILGRFRGIGANMIAALLGTVTPFCSCSSIPLFIGFTSAGLPLGVTFSFLISSPMVDLGSLVLLMSIFGWKVAIVYVLLGLIIAVAGGSLIEKLHLENEVEEYIKKGKSVDIPQEELHFKDRLHFAWEQVVSTAKKVAPYVLIGVGIGAIIHNWIPEEIIVKILGDNNPFGVIIATIAGVPMYADIFGTIPIAEALLAKGALLGVVLSFMMGVTTLSLPSMIMLRKAVKLKLLWIFIAICTVGIILVGYFFNTIQPLLI, from the coding sequence ATGCAGGCACTAAAAAGTGTTTGGGATTTCTTTCAGAATGAAATCCTCGGTATGAAATGGCTAAACCAACTGATAGGAAATCTATTAGAAGCGTGTGGTCTATCTACCGAAACTCGGTTAGGGGGAAGCGTTCAGTTTTTCATCTACGACACCATAAAAATTATGCTATTGCTGGGCGTTTTGATTTTGATAATTTCGTATATTCAAAGCTATTTCCCGCCGGAAAGAACCAAAAAGATATTAGGAAGATTTAGAGGAATCGGGGCAAATATGATAGCTGCCCTTTTGGGAACAGTTACACCGTTTTGTTCTTGTTCGTCCATTCCATTATTTATCGGTTTTACCAGTGCGGGGCTGCCGCTGGGTGTTACATTTTCTTTTTTAATTTCTTCTCCTATGGTAGACCTCGGCTCTCTTGTACTTCTTATGAGCATATTCGGCTGGAAAGTGGCAATCGTGTATGTCCTACTCGGACTTATAATTGCTGTTGCAGGAGGAAGTTTAATTGAAAAACTACACCTTGAAAATGAAGTAGAGGAATATATTAAAAAAGGAAAATCCGTTGATATTCCACAGGAAGAATTGCACTTTAAGGATAGACTTCATTTTGCATGGGAACAGGTTGTATCTACTGCAAAAAAGGTTGCACCTTATGTCTTAATCGGTGTAGGTATCGGGGCTATTATTCATAACTGGATACCGGAAGAAATTATTGTCAAGATACTCGGAGATAATAACCCATTTGGTGTAATTATTGCAACGATTGCCGGAGTACCCATGTATGCAGATATTTTTGGAACAATTCCGATTGCAGAAGCACTACTGGCAAAGGGAGCATTGTTGGGCGTTGTTTTATCTTTTATGATGGGCGTTACCACTTTGTCTCTGCCGTCAATGATTATGCTTCGTAAAGCTGTAAAGCTTAAACTTTTATGGATTTTTATTGCAATCTGTACTGTCGGAATTATACTGGTTGGCTATTTCTTTAACACCATTCAGCCACTACTAATTTGA
- a CDS encoding thioredoxin family protein has translation MSLFNRKNKEEKTLACACNAGCPTSEVTETKLEKECCGKTVDGICCIKVLGSGCKSCHALLEAAQEAVHSMGLTIEVEYITDMEKIMQYGVMSMPALVVNEQVASMGKVLKAKEVETLLKKLI, from the coding sequence ATGTCATTATTTAACAGAAAAAACAAAGAAGAAAAAACACTTGCGTGTGCTTGTAATGCCGGCTGCCCGACAAGTGAGGTAACAGAAACCAAGCTGGAAAAAGAGTGTTGCGGAAAAACAGTGGACGGGATTTGCTGTATTAAGGTTTTAGGTTCTGGTTGCAAAAGCTGTCATGCACTGTTAGAAGCAGCTCAAGAAGCAGTTCATTCAATGGGACTTACCATTGAGGTTGAATATATTACAGACATGGAAAAAATTATGCAGTATGGAGTAATGAGTATGCCAGCTCTTGTTGTAAATGAACAGGTTGCTTCTATGGGAAAGGTGTTGAAAGCAAAAGAAGTAGAAACACTTTTGAAAAAATTGATTTAG